One stretch of Candidatus Bathyarchaeota archaeon DNA includes these proteins:
- a CDS encoding DUF4430 domain-containing protein has translation MEKSFFTYVILGVVVWAVLGTVVAGYYFVQYHTYQNEYNNLINQIAAYNSVVDNLASQFTSSYNDLADQLDAYNNLTNNLADQLDAYIRDISTVLEGISLKANVLLSYGNETKVWHNNTVLPLGSTAFTAIYSIADNINYTDYGGELGILVTSINGVANNSTHGWFYWYWDSGSLEWILPNYSCAKHILHRGDTIAFTYASYMEWPPQPPT, from the coding sequence TTGGAAAAAAGCTTCTTTACCTATGTAATTCTCGGCGTGGTCGTCTGGGCAGTTTTGGGAACCGTCGTCGCTGGCTATTATTTCGTCCAATATCACACATATCAAAATGAATATAACAATCTAATTAATCAGATTGCTGCATACAACAGTGTAGTCGACAATCTAGCCAGCCAGTTTACTTCTTCATACAACGATTTAGCCGATCAACTCGATGCGTACAACAACCTAACCAACAATCTAGCTGATCAACTTGACGCTTATATTAGAGATATTTCAACCGTGTTGGAAGGTATCTCTCTTAAAGCTAACGTTCTTCTAAGCTATGGTAACGAAACGAAAGTTTGGCATAACAACACTGTGCTTCCGTTAGGCTCAACCGCATTCACAGCCATATACTCAATAGCAGATAACATAAACTATACAGACTATGGAGGAGAGCTTGGAATACTAGTGACATCAATAAATGGTGTAGCCAACAATTCTACGCATGGATGGTTCTACTGGTACTGGGACTCTGGAAGCTTAGAATGGATACTTCCAAATTACTCATGTGCAAAACACATACTTCACAGAGGAGACACGATCGCCTTTACTTATGCTAGCTATATGGAATGGCCGCCACAACCACCTACCTAG
- a CDS encoding indolepyruvate oxidoreductase subunit beta, with translation MEEFNIILAGVGGQGILLAAEILGTAAVKKGCNVRVSELHGMAQRGGAVVSHVRIGEKALAPTVLEGTADVIVGFEPMEALRNIKFASQKTIVLVNTNPFKISGAEYPKVGEVLEQIRGFTENIILIDAVTLAEQVGALITQNVVMIGALAVTEKLPMNVEALKGALHELVPAKYLDINLKAFKLGYNAVKTATHQSR, from the coding sequence TTGGAAGAATTCAATATCATTTTAGCTGGTGTTGGTGGACAAGGCATACTTTTGGCAGCAGAAATTTTAGGAACTGCTGCAGTCAAAAAAGGCTGCAATGTGCGTGTAAGTGAGCTTCATGGCATGGCTCAACGAGGTGGAGCTGTGGTTTCTCATGTACGGATCGGCGAAAAGGCACTTGCACCTACTGTTTTAGAAGGTACAGCAGACGTAATCGTTGGCTTCGAACCCATGGAGGCTCTTCGAAACATCAAATTTGCCTCACAAAAAACAATAGTTCTTGTGAATACTAATCCTTTCAAAATTAGCGGAGCTGAATATCCAAAGGTCGGAGAAGTTCTTGAACAAATCAGAGGCTTTACGGAAAACATCATTTTAATTGACGCTGTAACTTTGGCGGAACAGGTAGGTGCCCTAATAACTCAGAATGTGGTGATGATAGGAGCGTTGGCAGTTACTGAGAAACTACCGATGAACGTTGAGGCTTTGAAAGGGGCATTGCATGAATTGGTGCCAGCCAAATATCTAGACATAAACCTGAAGGCTTTTAAACTAGGCTACAACGCCGTTAAAACAGCCACACACCAGTCTAGGTAG
- the iorA gene encoding indolepyruvate ferredoxin oxidoreductase subunit alpha, with amino-acid sequence MVDLSVLLEDSPGKHVLLLGNEAIARGILEAGIGIVTTYPGTPASEIGDSISAIAAQAGLYMEYSTNEIVAVEVAAGAANCGVRALTAMKHVGLNVASDLVMTLAYAGVRGGFVIVTADDPECYSSQNEQDNRFYALFSNLPCLEPSNPQEAKDMTISAIEISEKLELPVLLRTTTRTSHTRGSVVYGRLTKPNLKGKFIKDVKRLVMVPANSRPKHGVLLKTLGMAKGISNMSLYNRVVLEGRDRKFGIISSSSAYNYTVEAADLLGIDVSVLKLGMIHPLPEKVIGEFLKKHEKIIVVEELEPYLEMQIKAIAKDCAPKVEIFGKMNRIYFPREGEFSIRTVTTGLAKITGRKSPINFNKIDERYTEVARDLPLRPPILCAGCPHRASFYVIKKAAGEEAIYTTDIGCYALGIAPPSNIGDIMICMGASIGTAQGIRRVTNAKTIAIIGDSTFFHAGIPGLINAVYNNHKIVVVILDNLSTAMTGHQPHPGTGITGMRSPTEKIRIEKVAEGCGVKNVKVVDPFKIKESEATLKEALQYPGPSVIVFRAPCALMVARERRRKSAEIMVCKITEKCTNCMACIKLLGCPALTVEEERASINEFLCVACGLCASVCPYDAIESMEAH; translated from the coding sequence TTGGTTGATCTGAGTGTGCTGTTAGAAGACAGCCCTGGAAAACATGTGCTTTTGCTTGGTAACGAGGCCATTGCTAGAGGGATTTTAGAAGCGGGCATAGGCATTGTCACGACATATCCAGGCACACCAGCATCTGAGATAGGTGACTCTATCTCAGCAATTGCTGCTCAAGCCGGCTTGTATATGGAATATTCCACCAATGAAATCGTTGCGGTGGAGGTTGCTGCTGGCGCGGCAAACTGTGGAGTCAGAGCCCTTACCGCTATGAAGCACGTTGGGCTAAATGTGGCTTCGGATCTAGTTATGACCTTGGCTTATGCTGGTGTAAGGGGTGGCTTTGTTATAGTTACTGCCGATGACCCAGAATGCTATAGTTCTCAAAACGAACAAGATAACCGCTTCTATGCACTATTTTCAAATCTGCCATGCCTAGAACCGTCCAACCCTCAGGAAGCAAAAGACATGACAATTTCAGCAATTGAAATCTCTGAAAAACTAGAATTACCAGTACTGTTAAGAACCACAACTCGCACAAGCCACACGCGTGGATCTGTAGTATATGGCAGACTTACGAAACCTAACTTAAAGGGAAAATTCATTAAAGATGTAAAACGTTTAGTAATGGTTCCAGCCAATTCCAGACCCAAACACGGAGTACTTTTGAAAACGCTGGGAATGGCTAAAGGAATCAGTAATATGTCTCTCTACAACAGAGTTGTACTTGAAGGGAGAGATAGAAAATTCGGCATAATTTCTTCAAGCTCAGCTTATAACTACACAGTTGAAGCGGCAGATTTGTTAGGCATAGATGTTAGCGTCCTAAAGCTTGGCATGATACATCCGCTTCCAGAAAAAGTGATTGGAGAATTTCTGAAAAAGCATGAAAAAATAATTGTCGTTGAAGAGCTTGAACCTTACTTGGAAATGCAGATCAAGGCTATAGCCAAGGACTGTGCGCCGAAGGTCGAAATATTTGGAAAAATGAATAGGATATATTTTCCAAGGGAAGGCGAGTTTTCAATACGCACTGTCACAACAGGTTTAGCCAAGATAACTGGCAGAAAATCGCCAATAAACTTTAACAAAATTGATGAAAGATACACTGAAGTTGCCAGAGATTTGCCACTAAGACCGCCAATATTGTGTGCTGGATGTCCGCATAGAGCATCCTTCTACGTAATAAAAAAAGCTGCAGGAGAAGAAGCAATCTATACAACCGACATAGGTTGTTATGCTTTAGGAATTGCTCCACCCTCAAATATTGGAGACATAATGATATGCATGGGCGCCAGCATAGGCACTGCCCAAGGAATACGTAGGGTAACAAACGCAAAAACCATCGCGATAATTGGAGACTCTACATTTTTCCATGCGGGAATCCCAGGACTTATTAATGCTGTTTATAACAATCACAAGATTGTTGTAGTTATTTTAGATAACCTGTCAACAGCGATGACTGGACATCAACCACATCCAGGAACTGGTATAACTGGTATGCGTAGCCCAACAGAGAAAATACGTATTGAAAAGGTTGCTGAAGGGTGCGGTGTAAAAAATGTAAAAGTGGTTGACCCCTTCAAAATTAAAGAATCCGAAGCAACTTTAAAGGAGGCTCTGCAATATCCCGGGCCTTCAGTCATAGTTTTTCGAGCGCCATGCGCCTTAATGGTAGCTAGAGAAAGAAGACGCAAAAGTGCAGAAATCATGGTTTGCAAGATTACCGAGAAATGCACAAATTGCATGGCTTGCATTAAGCTGTTAGGTTGTCCAGCCTTAACCGTTGAAGAAGAAAGAGCTAGTATTAACGAATTCCTTTGCGTAGCATGTGGATTGTGCGCTTCAGTCTGCCCTTATGACGCTATAGAAAGCATGGAAGCACATTAG